One segment of Micromonospora parathelypteridis DNA contains the following:
- a CDS encoding DUF998 domain-containing protein — protein sequence MTSLTTAPDLRLRRTRILLGCGTVAGVLFPALSFGQAFTRAGFDLRRHAVSALTLGDLGWLQVIAFVGTGLLAVAFAVGLWWVLRPGRAGTVVPVLVGIYGVAMVGGGIFVPDPALGWPPGAPAGLPEQASTGSILHTVCGAAAFLSLIAAGLLLARRFAGQGRQGWAVYSAVSGAVAFVLTALPWSEESASIRFAVGAVLISGWLVALSWRARDEVA from the coding sequence ATGACGTCCCTGACCACTGCCCCCGATCTCCGGCTCCGCCGAACCCGGATCCTGCTGGGCTGCGGCACGGTTGCCGGCGTTCTCTTCCCCGCCCTGTCGTTCGGGCAGGCGTTCACCCGCGCCGGTTTCGATCTGCGCCGGCACGCGGTGAGCGCACTCACCCTCGGTGACCTCGGTTGGCTGCAGGTCATCGCGTTCGTGGGCACCGGTCTGCTGGCCGTCGCCTTCGCGGTGGGCCTGTGGTGGGTGCTGCGTCCGGGCCGGGCCGGCACGGTGGTGCCGGTGCTGGTCGGCATCTACGGGGTGGCGATGGTCGGCGGCGGGATCTTCGTCCCCGATCCCGCGCTCGGCTGGCCACCCGGCGCGCCGGCGGGGCTACCCGAGCAGGCCAGCACGGGCAGCATCCTGCACACGGTGTGTGGCGCGGCGGCGTTCCTGTCGCTGATCGCGGCCGGGCTGCTGCTCGCCCGGCGCTTCGCCGGCCAGGGGCGCCAGGGCTGGGCGGTCTACAGTGCCGTCAGCGGCGCCGTCGCGTTCGTGCTCACCGCCCTGCCCTGGAGCGAGGAGAGCGCGAGCATCCGCTTCGCCGTCGGAGCTGTGCTCATCTCCGGCTGGCTCGTCGCGCTGTCCTGGCGAGCGCGTGACGAGGTGGCCTGA
- a CDS encoding C39 family peptidase yields MRTDLIRKTALTAAGLAFTGGAIAGPVTAAYAASDAKPTSQTQNDRKPSGERELGVRYEAQPNFYYCGPAATRNALSVQGKNINVDDMAKEMGTTEAGTNSINDITPVLNKETGKPDAYRSVEISSPDADTKQTDTLRADVVKTVDQGRAVVANIAGTSTDTTGTTHSYEGGHYISVVGYHDNGNTVTIADSADPNQAAYDITVEHLADWIATRGYATS; encoded by the coding sequence ATGCGTACCGATCTGATCCGTAAGACCGCCCTCACCGCTGCGGGACTCGCCTTCACCGGCGGCGCCATCGCCGGCCCCGTCACCGCCGCCTACGCCGCGTCCGACGCCAAGCCGACCTCGCAGACGCAGAACGACCGCAAGCCCTCCGGTGAGCGGGAACTCGGCGTCCGCTACGAGGCGCAGCCGAACTTCTACTACTGCGGCCCCGCCGCGACCCGTAACGCCCTGTCCGTCCAAGGCAAGAACATCAACGTCGACGACATGGCCAAGGAGATGGGCACCACCGAAGCCGGCACCAACTCCATCAACGACATCACCCCCGTCCTGAACAAGGAAACCGGCAAGCCCGACGCCTACCGGTCCGTGGAGATCAGCAGCCCTGACGCTGACACCAAGCAGACCGACACCCTGCGCGCCGACGTCGTCAAGACCGTCGACCAGGGCCGCGCCGTGGTCGCGAACATCGCCGGCACCAGCACCGACACCACCGGCACCACCCACTCCTACGAAGGCGGGCACTACATCAGCGTCGTCGGCTACCACGACAACGGCAACACCGTCACCATCGCCGACTCCGCCGACCCCAACCAAGCCGCCTACGACATCACCGTCGAGCACCTCGCCGACTGGATCGCCACCCGCGGCTACGCCACCAGCTGA
- a CDS encoding DUF2231 domain-containing protein, giving the protein MFEEIMGIPAHPLVVHAAVVFVPLLALLTIGYALVAPIRPHTRWVLGLLALGAPVFALLAKLSGDAFFQRMRDANRVTPEFVPKIEAHQSFGDSTLWATIALAIVALALVRFVPPQTTPTKAAEADAADDARRGRALTLTLQVLSLVAAAIAVYYVVRTGDSGAKAVWEGQ; this is encoded by the coding sequence ATGTTCGAGGAGATCATGGGCATCCCCGCCCACCCTCTGGTGGTGCACGCCGCGGTCGTGTTCGTGCCGCTGCTGGCCCTCCTGACGATCGGCTACGCGCTCGTCGCCCCGATCCGGCCGCACACCCGTTGGGTGCTGGGGCTGCTGGCCCTGGGCGCACCGGTCTTTGCTCTGCTGGCGAAGCTCTCCGGCGACGCCTTCTTCCAGCGCATGCGTGACGCCAACCGGGTCACCCCCGAATTCGTCCCCAAGATCGAGGCTCACCAGTCGTTCGGCGACAGCACGCTCTGGGCCACCATCGCCCTGGCGATCGTGGCGTTGGCGCTGGTCCGGTTCGTCCCGCCGCAGACCACCCCGACGAAAGCCGCCGAGGCGGATGCCGCCGACGACGCGCGACGCGGTCGGGCGCTGACCCTGACGTTGCAGGTGCTGTCGCTGGTGGCCGCCGCCATCGCCGTGTACTACGTCGTCCGCACCGGCGACTCCGGCGCGAAGGCGGTCTGGGAGGGCCAGTGA
- a CDS encoding Xaa-Pro dipeptidyl-peptidase translates to MRRPRHLALLSVGVSGALVLSAAATAAAAPPTVPTPTGIVVADGMTQPVFSLADAIEERVFVQTPVDTDHDGRLDRVAIDISRPRETATQGFKVPVIFEHSPYRKDTWGDVPYPSVLVDDLPQNGRTDRSGQRALDASIQRAQAKANLPGSLDDYYVPRGYAVVLGQSVGTGDSDGCPTSGDQAETLGTKAVIDWLNGRAKGYDANGAPITAGWTTGAVGMTGVSYNGTLPNQVATTGVKGLKTIVPVSAISSWYDYYRANGLVVAPGTYQGEDLDILAQFTAGQTRAEGPCADELATITEKQDRVTGDYSKYWQDRDYLDARNVKASVFVVHGLNDWNVKTEHFAGWWDQLAKRDVPRKIWLHQGGHGGPGSSASVTLPDGRTWTYKQTENRWFDFWLWNVRNGIMDEPTAVLQREDRAYTTYANWPDPAAREVGLRFAATDATAPGSLTTGKPPKAKVEQRFVDEGRTIHPDTLIANPDAASANRLAYRSPALTQNVRISGRPEMRLRMAIDNKPDANLTAYLVDYGPAGSTAAPTVVTRGWMDPQNRKNAARTEPVKQGKLYDYRWTMEPKDYIFPAGHRIGVVVFSSDQEYTLLPMGGTELQVAPNDSELRLPVVGGRGVLGF, encoded by the coding sequence ATGCGTCGACCCCGCCATCTGGCACTACTCAGCGTCGGTGTGTCCGGCGCCCTGGTGCTCAGCGCAGCAGCGACAGCGGCGGCAGCCCCGCCCACGGTGCCCACACCCACCGGCATCGTCGTCGCCGACGGCATGACCCAGCCGGTGTTCTCGCTCGCCGACGCGATCGAGGAGCGGGTGTTCGTCCAGACCCCGGTGGATACTGACCACGACGGCCGACTCGACCGGGTGGCGATCGACATCTCCCGACCCCGGGAGACCGCCACGCAGGGCTTCAAGGTGCCGGTCATCTTCGAGCACAGCCCCTACCGCAAGGACACCTGGGGTGACGTGCCATACCCGAGCGTGCTGGTCGACGACCTCCCGCAGAACGGCCGCACCGACCGGTCCGGCCAGCGGGCGCTCGACGCGAGCATCCAACGGGCCCAGGCGAAAGCCAACCTGCCCGGCTCGCTGGACGACTACTACGTGCCACGCGGGTACGCGGTGGTGCTCGGTCAGAGCGTCGGCACCGGCGACTCGGACGGCTGCCCGACCAGCGGCGACCAGGCCGAGACGCTCGGCACCAAGGCGGTCATCGACTGGCTCAACGGCCGGGCCAAGGGGTACGACGCGAACGGCGCCCCGATCACCGCCGGTTGGACCACCGGAGCGGTCGGCATGACCGGCGTCTCCTACAACGGCACGCTGCCCAACCAGGTGGCCACCACAGGGGTCAAGGGACTCAAGACCATCGTGCCGGTCTCCGCGATCAGCAGCTGGTACGACTACTACCGGGCCAACGGTCTGGTCGTCGCACCCGGGACGTACCAGGGTGAGGACCTCGACATCCTGGCCCAGTTCACCGCGGGGCAGACACGCGCCGAAGGGCCCTGCGCCGACGAGCTCGCAACGATCACCGAGAAGCAGGACCGGGTCACCGGCGACTACTCGAAATACTGGCAGGACCGCGACTACCTCGACGCTCGGAACGTCAAGGCCAGCGTCTTCGTCGTGCACGGCCTCAACGACTGGAACGTGAAGACCGAGCACTTCGCCGGCTGGTGGGACCAGCTCGCCAAGCGCGACGTACCTCGTAAGATCTGGCTGCACCAGGGCGGGCACGGCGGCCCGGGCAGCAGCGCGTCGGTGACCCTGCCCGACGGCCGCACGTGGACCTACAAGCAGACCGAGAACCGCTGGTTCGACTTCTGGTTGTGGAACGTACGCAACGGCATCATGGACGAGCCGACCGCCGTGCTCCAGCGCGAGGACCGGGCCTACACCACGTACGCCAACTGGCCCGACCCGGCCGCACGCGAGGTCGGGTTGCGGTTCGCCGCCACCGACGCCACCGCCCCGGGCTCGCTCACCACCGGCAAGCCGCCGAAGGCCAAGGTCGAGCAGCGCTTCGTCGACGAGGGCCGCACCATCCACCCCGACACCCTGATCGCCAACCCGGACGCGGCGAGCGCCAACCGACTCGCCTACCGCTCCCCCGCGCTGACGCAGAACGTCCGCATCTCCGGACGCCCGGAAATGCGGCTGCGGATGGCGATCGACAACAAGCCGGACGCGAACCTCACCGCGTACCTGGTCGACTACGGCCCGGCCGGCTCGACCGCCGCGCCGACCGTGGTGACCCGAGGCTGGATGGACCCGCAGAACCGCAAGAACGCCGCACGCACCGAGCCGGTCAAGCAGGGCAAACTGTACGACTACCGGTGGACCATGGAGCCGAAGGACTACATCTTCCCGGCAGGGCACCGGATCGGCGTGGTCGTCTTCTCCAGCGACCAGGAGTACACCCTGCTGCCGATGGGCGGCACCGAGCTGCAGGTCGCCCCGAACGACAGCGAACTCCGCCTACCGGTGGTCGGCGGGCGGGGCGTCCTCGGCTTCTGA
- a CDS encoding DUF1996 domain-containing protein produces MDRAAPLSGIHRRLRLATAIGALLLLLGTYVVSTTARADAATGANATGANAIGVNAIRVAEFPADCTYSHRLPDDPIIFPGLPGASHMHSFFGSTVTNAHTTLPDLVSSPTTCNPRVDVSSYWVPTLYRDNQPVEPAIATFYYLGEGVRADVVANTQPFPLGLRLVAGNARATGPNESIARWSCLHAGHVPPSKDFVTCPAGTMLESYLDFPQCWNGRDLDSPDHKSHLAYPVNQACPSTHPVHVPKLRQVLRYPVNGNPSGFRLASGAGYTMHGDFFNAWPVAEMARRVQDCIRPVIKCGHDGRPI; encoded by the coding sequence ATGGACAGGGCCGCACCCCTCTCCGGCATCCACCGCCGACTGCGCCTCGCCACAGCGATCGGCGCACTGCTGCTGTTACTCGGTACGTACGTCGTTTCCACCACCGCCCGGGCCGACGCCGCCACCGGCGCCAACGCCACCGGTGCCAACGCCATCGGCGTCAACGCAATCCGGGTGGCCGAGTTCCCCGCCGACTGCACCTACAGCCACCGGCTGCCGGACGACCCGATCATCTTCCCCGGGCTGCCCGGGGCCTCGCACATGCACAGCTTCTTCGGCAGCACGGTGACGAACGCCCACACCACACTGCCCGACCTGGTCAGCTCCCCCACCACCTGCAACCCACGGGTGGACGTCTCGTCCTACTGGGTGCCGACCCTGTACCGCGACAACCAGCCGGTGGAGCCGGCGATCGCGACGTTCTACTACCTGGGCGAGGGTGTGCGCGCCGACGTCGTCGCGAACACCCAGCCGTTCCCGCTGGGGCTCCGACTCGTCGCCGGCAACGCGCGAGCCACCGGGCCGAACGAGAGCATCGCCCGCTGGTCGTGCCTGCACGCCGGGCACGTACCGCCGTCGAAGGACTTCGTCACCTGTCCGGCGGGCACGATGCTGGAGTCGTACCTGGACTTCCCCCAGTGCTGGAACGGTCGGGACCTGGACTCGCCGGACCACAAGAGCCACCTGGCCTACCCGGTGAACCAGGCCTGCCCGAGCACCCACCCCGTGCACGTCCCGAAGTTGCGGCAGGTGCTGCGCTACCCGGTCAACGGCAACCCGTCGGGCTTCCGGCTAGCTTCCGGAGCGGGCTACACCATGCACGGCGACTTCTTCAACGCCTGGCCGGTAGCGGAGATGGCCCGCCGGGTCCAGGACTGCATCCGTCCCGTCATCAAGTGCGGTCACGACGGCCGACCGATCTGA
- a CDS encoding S8 family serine peptidase yields MLRKTRWLMAVAVTATVLTAVPGGAATAAPSGIGLTGTTGASVDGKTHTVTLLTGDVVTVRSTGSGCPQATVRPVDANAVIRQTCGPDGHLHVIPARVASQIGSVLDPDLFDVTTLIADGYDDENASELPLIVQPATASARVAALGDVLSLPSIGAVAGRVPKKSPATAKLATNSLLAGAKKVWLDRKVRATALTGGGQQAGLDRNLGQIAAPDAWKAGYTGKGVRVAVLDTGADFTHPDLAGRVADRADFTAEGGDAVDHNGHGTHVASTIAGTGAAAHGQRRGVAPDAKLVIGKVLDDHGFGEDSGIIAGMEWAATRADVINMSLGGSDPDDGNDPLSLAVDGLSKQTGALFVIAAGNSGGAISSPGSAASALTVGAVDRNDKLADFSSRGPLVTSNVAKPELVAPGVDIVAARAAGTNLQDPIDEYYEGISGTSMASPHAAGAAALLAQRHPEWTGAQLKAALVGAADPLTGVDAYAVGAGRLNAVRALGGPTSDQPVVNLGTFAYPQSGTSEAKLSWTGASRTATAVLDLDVTVVNHDGQPVPRGAASLSASRVTLKGGATAGTTLRVNRAALAARPGFYLATVTARTAGHKLVSTTPVSFYVEQPSYDLTIHTKPMPGLKDGAESWLNILITNLTDPVIYFGGPSGTPGDTFTTRLPAGRYAVLGSSVAYYVDSDVLETTLTGETDLSITGDRSITLDPARARPVTATVDGVATKATKIDFTSLQTAPNGLSWWNQISGYGAATAVRTSPLPKPGVGSRRSWAAVNLDSPAGTAKPYRYNLIHEYPNGVPADPAYRVTAAEQAKLARIEERFHQADSEGMVTQLIRTGLTSDGLGLTQTNEGNLPPYRTDYLSPGFRWADEGVYGGLSAQEAPRSYQPGSRQTKVWARQPLHSGWYDDPAGAGWSCATAPSRTRGNLHIDLVSLTDQHQRADCLQGNSIGVNRKLSLYSNGRLIQESALPLADVTVGQQMADYRLTLDVDTSLILPISTKVNTSWTFRSAGPDGTGSVPLPLLALDYALPMDTNNHAIGATAELTVRQAHGVKAQKVTSLQAWTSTDDGATWKSARVTGNGDNYRVALPKAAAGQAVSLRVKAAANGGSGIDQTIIRAYNAG; encoded by the coding sequence ATGCTCAGGAAAACGCGGTGGCTGATGGCCGTCGCCGTCACGGCCACGGTGCTGACCGCCGTACCGGGCGGCGCTGCCACGGCCGCGCCGAGCGGCATCGGTCTGACCGGCACAACCGGTGCCTCCGTCGACGGGAAGACGCACACCGTCACCCTGCTGACCGGGGACGTGGTGACCGTACGGAGCACCGGATCGGGATGCCCGCAGGCCACGGTGCGGCCGGTCGATGCGAACGCGGTGATCCGCCAGACCTGCGGGCCGGACGGCCACCTGCACGTCATCCCCGCGCGCGTCGCCTCCCAGATCGGCTCGGTCCTCGACCCCGACCTCTTCGACGTGACCACGTTGATCGCGGACGGTTACGACGACGAGAACGCCTCCGAGTTGCCGCTCATCGTGCAGCCCGCCACCGCGTCCGCCCGGGTGGCCGCGCTCGGTGACGTGCTGTCGCTGCCCAGCATCGGCGCGGTGGCTGGCCGCGTACCCAAGAAGAGCCCGGCCACCGCGAAGCTGGCGACCAACTCGCTGCTCGCCGGCGCGAAGAAGGTCTGGCTCGATCGTAAGGTCCGGGCCACCGCGCTCACCGGCGGCGGACAACAGGCTGGTCTCGACCGCAACCTGGGCCAGATCGCCGCGCCCGACGCCTGGAAGGCCGGCTACACCGGCAAGGGAGTCAGGGTCGCGGTGCTCGACACCGGCGCCGACTTCACCCACCCGGACCTGGCCGGCCGGGTCGCCGACCGGGCCGACTTCACCGCCGAGGGCGGTGACGCCGTCGACCACAACGGCCACGGTACGCACGTCGCCTCGACCATCGCCGGCACCGGCGCGGCTGCCCACGGGCAGCGTCGCGGTGTGGCGCCGGACGCCAAGCTGGTGATCGGCAAGGTCCTCGACGACCACGGTTTCGGCGAGGACTCCGGGATCATCGCCGGCATGGAGTGGGCCGCCACCCGGGCCGACGTCATCAACATGAGCCTCGGCGGCAGCGATCCCGACGACGGCAACGACCCGCTCTCGCTCGCCGTCGACGGTCTGAGCAAGCAGACCGGCGCGCTCTTCGTCATCGCCGCCGGCAACAGCGGCGGTGCCATCTCCTCGCCCGGTTCGGCCGCCAGCGCGCTGACCGTCGGCGCCGTCGACCGTAACGACAAGCTCGCCGACTTCTCCAGCCGCGGACCGCTGGTCACCAGCAACGTGGCCAAGCCGGAGCTGGTCGCCCCCGGTGTCGACATCGTCGCCGCCCGTGCCGCCGGCACCAACCTGCAGGATCCGATCGACGAGTACTACGAGGGCATCTCCGGCACCTCGATGGCCAGCCCGCACGCGGCCGGTGCCGCCGCGCTGCTCGCCCAGCGGCACCCCGAGTGGACCGGTGCGCAGCTCAAGGCCGCCCTCGTCGGTGCCGCCGATCCGCTGACCGGCGTCGACGCGTACGCCGTCGGGGCCGGACGGCTCAACGCGGTCCGGGCCCTCGGCGGCCCGACCAGCGACCAGCCGGTGGTCAACCTCGGGACCTTCGCGTACCCGCAGTCCGGTACCAGCGAGGCGAAGCTGAGCTGGACCGGTGCGTCGCGGACGGCGACGGCCGTCCTCGACCTCGACGTCACGGTCGTCAACCACGACGGCCAGCCGGTGCCGCGCGGCGCGGCATCGCTCTCGGCGAGCCGGGTGACGCTCAAGGGCGGCGCCACCGCCGGAACGACCCTCCGGGTCAACCGTGCGGCGCTGGCGGCCCGGCCCGGCTTCTACCTGGCCACCGTCACCGCCCGCACCGCCGGCCACAAGCTGGTCTCGACCACCCCGGTGAGCTTCTACGTCGAGCAGCCCAGCTATGACCTGACGATCCACACGAAGCCGATGCCCGGCCTCAAGGACGGCGCGGAGAGCTGGCTCAACATCCTGATCACCAACCTCACCGACCCGGTGATCTACTTTGGCGGGCCCAGCGGTACTCCCGGAGACACCTTCACCACGCGGCTGCCAGCCGGCCGGTACGCGGTCCTCGGCTCCTCCGTCGCCTACTACGTCGACAGTGACGTGCTGGAGACGACGCTCACCGGCGAGACCGACCTGAGCATCACCGGCGACCGGAGCATCACGCTCGACCCGGCGCGGGCCAGGCCGGTGACGGCGACGGTCGACGGGGTCGCCACCAAGGCGACCAAGATCGACTTCACCAGTCTCCAGACCGCGCCGAACGGTCTGTCCTGGTGGAACCAGATCAGCGGGTACGGGGCCGCGACGGCCGTCCGTACCTCCCCGCTGCCGAAGCCCGGCGTCGGATCCCGGCGCAGCTGGGCGGCCGTCAACCTCGACTCGCCGGCCGGGACGGCCAAGCCGTACCGCTACAACCTCATCCACGAGTACCCGAACGGCGTACCGGCCGATCCCGCGTACCGGGTGACCGCGGCCGAGCAGGCGAAGCTTGCCCGGATCGAGGAGCGGTTCCACCAGGCGGACTCGGAGGGGATGGTCACCCAGCTGATCCGTACCGGCCTCACCTCCGATGGGCTGGGCCTCACCCAGACCAACGAGGGGAACCTGCCCCCGTACCGCACCGACTACCTCTCGCCCGGCTTCCGCTGGGCGGACGAGGGAGTCTACGGTGGCCTGTCGGCCCAGGAGGCGCCTCGCAGCTACCAGCCGGGCAGTCGACAGACGAAGGTCTGGGCGCGGCAGCCGCTGCACTCCGGGTGGTACGACGACCCGGCCGGCGCCGGTTGGAGCTGTGCCACCGCGCCGTCGCGGACCCGGGGCAACCTGCACATCGACCTGGTGTCGCTGACGGACCAGCACCAGCGCGCCGACTGCCTGCAGGGCAACTCGATCGGCGTGAACCGCAAGCTGTCGCTGTACAGCAACGGCAGGCTGATCCAGGAGAGTGCCCTTCCGCTCGCCGACGTCACCGTCGGACAGCAGATGGCGGACTACCGGCTGACCCTCGACGTCGACACGAGCCTGATCCTGCCGATCTCGACCAAGGTCAACACCTCGTGGACGTTCCGGTCCGCCGGGCCGGACGGAACCGGGAGTGTGCCATTGCCGCTGCTCGCTCTGGACTACGCGCTGCCGATGGACACCAACAACCACGCCATCGGCGCAACGGCTGAGCTGACCGTCCGGCAGGCGCACGGTGTCAAGGCGCAGAAGGTGACGTCGTTGCAGGCCTGGACCTCGACGGACGACGGCGCCACCTGGAAGTCGGCCCGGGTCACCGGGAACGGCGACAACTACCGGGTCGCCCTGCCGAAGGCCGCCGCCGGGCAGGCGGTCTCGCTGCGGGTGAAGGCCGCCGCGAACGGCGGCAGCGGCATCGACCAGACCATCATCCGGGCGTACAACGCCGGCTGA